TGGCATTCTCGTAATTTTAACGGTCAACCATGACCAATTACAATCATTCCCTCTTATTTAGCTCACCTGCCTCAAACCCCTACTTTCTTTAGTCTTCATTTAACTACTCTCTCTGACCAAAAAAACCGCCACCCGGATCACGGCCATTTCCTGTTTGTTTCCCGAGGATTGCAAAAAGATTTTCCGAGGAAATTATTCTACATGTGAAGCGCCTCTGTTCCAGGTAGAGTTTTTCGGCGAAGAGAAGTAGCTGAGAATGACGACGGGGTCCAGAATGCCGACATGGAAGGAAAGGGAGAACAACAAGCGGAGGGAGCGGAGGCGGCGAGCGATCGCGGCGAAGATCTACGCCGGCCTGAGAATGTACGGGAACTACAAGCTCCCGAAGCACTGCGACAACAACGAGGTCCTCAAGGCTCTCTGCAACGAGGCCGGTTGGACCGTCGAAGAAGACGGCACCACCTACAGAAAGGTACACCTCGATTTCCACTTcgcttcactttttcttttctccgaGCTATTGTGTGTGCGCACTTTAGCAAATCCCTGCGGAGCTGGGATAAGATGCTCCGGTGGTTGATCTGATTtaatttttgtgaaaattttggggtttttaaGGTGCGATCTGTGAGGTAATACCGTGATGggctttttttttgggtggttgTTTTGCTAACGTGCGCTGGGTCCGTAGGGGGTTTGCTGTTGCAGATCGACGGCTGAGATTGATTTATGTTGTACTGGgtctgttttatttttcttgtttagcGCACGGAACACGAAGCTTTGATTTTTAAGATTCGCTCTCTGCTTCGATGAGCAAAACTGCAAAATACCCTGAGACTCGCAGAGACGGGGCAGAAACCTTTTCACAGGACGAATATGCCACGGTCAAAGAATAAAATGACCCTCTAGCTCTCACACTTTTTGAGCTCTGAAGGGTAGTCTCGTCATTAGGAACACAGATCCATGTCCTTGATTTGAACTTCCACTTCGCTTTAATGCAAAACTGAATcggtttccttttcctttttcggAGATTTTTGATTTCCGAGCAGTTTGCAATTCCCGTGAAAACCTGTTTCCTCAACTCTGTATTTTACCGTTTCCCCTTCCGAAACTGCTGTACTACCCTCCGTGCGAGGTCTGCTTTCAGGGCATTCTGGTCAATTTGTTACGCAAATGGGTTAACTAGTTTTCCGAGATTCCCGGGGCAATTGGTACTAGGAAATACTTTTCCCGCAGGTGATTGAGAGCATGGCATTTCGATGGTGTGTGGGCCGGTGTTGTTGtttattaattgattaattaaatgaaaaagtcTGATTAGTGATTAGTTAATTGGGAAAGAAAGATTTCCGAATCCTTGGATACTGTCAATTGCGATTTTTCTAAGCAGTGAAGCGTGTGGGGGCGTTTGTTTTTAGATTAAGGAACAACAAATGCTGAGGGGATAGGATAGGTTGTCCATTATGTGCACACAATTGTTGACATTAATTTCTCTTTATGAAGAGAGGTTTTGGTCTGGTTGCAATTACATGATTGCCATCATGTTTTATTGAAAGGATATTTTTAATTAACTCACtgtttagggttttaattttTCGTTCATTTTTTGTATCTCGTTAATAGTGAGAGGAGTAATGTTGAATAGAAGAGCATCCATGTGGGTGGTAAAGGGTAGGCTTTTGGTGGTGGAAAAGGCAAGCGATTAAAGATTTTGTCTGGAAGAATGGGAGAACAAAGTTACTGTTTGAACTGTTTATGTATTAATGATATGAAGGTCAATACCATAATGAGACAACAGGTGATCGAaatgtgatatttttttaactGTTTCTCGAATTATACTTTGTTCTAGGACTTGGGCAATCTGCCCTTTTGAACCCTTTAGGTGCCTTATATTGAATGATCCTATTTTGGGTGGTGTGGCATTTTAGGATGCAATTGCATTCTCTTGAAAGTAAATTTTGGAGTATTGCCCTTATTAATACAGTCAGGACCGAAAATAGGAGTTCAATTTCTGGTTGTAAAATTAAATGTTGTCGTACAAATTCTGTTGACAGCTACCATTCACTATAATAGCCCCATTCCTTTTTTTGGTTGGAGGGATAGCCCAATTTACAAAGATAAATTTGTTCATCCAAGTACATATAAATACATTGGTGATCAAATTACTATGGAATTTTGAAATCATTTTGGTCCTCCTGACGGTTTGATTATGCTGCAGCCAAACATTTTATGAGGTATATTGATAGTGTTTTGGTCATTGTTGTGTTCGGTTCattcttgattttgtttttgttgtggaGCTGAGCTTTCAATCCATCAAAACCCGTTTCAATTTAAGCATCAGAATGGGGAATATTATTTGATGGTAAAAGTTTAATTCCCTAAGAAGTGATGTGAAGTTTTGTGATGAAATAGAAAATAGGAGAAAATAGCGGAAGCGGAGAGAAAAGGTACATAAAAGATTTTCGGGTGGTTCGACGATAGAACTTAGAAGCCTATGTTGACTCCTAGGGAAGAGACCCATAGGGttacattttgctcttattccttgttaatttgtttACGATACAAAGTATGTGATTTGATTAATCAAACCTAAATGGTGAATAttctaaaaaggaaaataaatcaaactaATATAAAAAATCCTATATTCTAACTTCTCCTCAAAGTCAGGGTGGAACTTTTAGTTTGGAAAGAAAAGGATTTGACTttcttttatagattttttatttttggctgaAATGGATTAGGTGCGACAAGAACCAAATTTTGAACATGAGCTTGGCCTTCAGATTCGTTGATCAAAGTGATAAGAATCCTCCGTGGCAGCAACAATAAATTGGACATGAGCTTGGAAAGGGCCAGAATCTGGTGCAATGCGAAGCCAAATATGGGTGTGAGCTCCATAAGTTAAAGTGGGCAGGAGAGGGGGCTGCTGCCGTGTATGCCGGCGGCCAGTGGTGGCGGTCGGAGATGGCAGCCGGTTGGTGGCCGAATGTGGCCATTGACAAAGGGCCAAAATTGGGCTGACAATGGGCTGTTGACAAGGCTGATGATGGGCTGACAATAGGCAAAAACAGAGCTGGCTATGGGCCAAAGAATTGGGCCAACTATGGCAATTAAATCTATATTTATATGGAAACTATGGTAAGTGGAGAGAATAGATAATTAAGTCTGAaggatttgattacaatcaaaccTAACTGGTAAATATTCTAATAAATCAAACTAATGTAAAAAATCCTATATTCTAACAGGTAAGTAATGGATGATAATGTTCACCGTAAGGGTAAAAACATTAAGAGTATCATAATCGAAGTTGTAATGAAAAATATACCATCAGTCTTAACATTGTCCTGTCCGCAATGGATGTCTGAACCATGCTTACATAACAGTCAActaaaaaaagaaccaaaagggaaaaagaaaaggagaataaaaaagaaataaaaataatggtgcattcaaatatttgtgtttttatgtgtGATCTAGCGAAGTCATGGTTGGATctctgaaattttatttttcatattttttagtttaagtGATACCATATATTCTGTTACTTATGTATGTTACCTTTCTCTACCATACTTGTAAACGAAATTCAATTATTTGGCTCAGTAGTAGTcagcaaaaatcattttatttttttttgcttttgtgcAGGGATGCAAACCTGTGGAACGAATGGACATCATGGGTGGATCAGCTTCTGCAAGTCCATGTTCTTCATTCCAACCGAGCCCATGTGCATCTTACAATCCAAGTCCTGCCTCATCTTCCTTCCCAAGCCCGGTGTCGTCTCGTTATGCTGGCAATGCCAATGGTAATGCTGATGCTGATTCTCTCATTCCGTGGTTGAAAAACCTCTCATCAGGCTCATCATCAGCCTCATCCAAGTTCTCCCACCATCTTCTTGTCCATGGAGGTTCCATAAGTGCTCCAGTCACACCACCATTGAGCTCCCCAACGGCCAGAACACCTAGAACCAAAAATGACTGggatgatgcagctgctgcCCCGTCATGGGCTGGGCAGCACTATCCTTTCCTGCCCTCGTCTACTCCACCAAGTCCTGGGCGTCAGGTCCTGCCTGATTCACGGTGGTTTGCCGGTATCCAAATTCCCCAAAGCGGGCCAACGTCCCCCACATTCAGCCTTGTAGCAAGAAACCCTTTTGGATTTATGGAGGAGGCATTTTCAGGTGGAGGGTCTCGGATGTGGACTCCTGGGCAGAGTGGCACATGCTCTCCTGCAATCGCTGCAGGTGTTGATCACACCTCAGATGTTCCAATGTCAGATGGGATTGCAGCTGAATTTGCATTTGGCAGTAATACGACAGGATTGGTGAAGCCCTGGGAAGGAGAAAGGATCCATGAGGAATGTGTATCTGATGATCTTGAACTTACACTTGGGAACCCTAGAACCAGGTATCTTGGAATATATTTATGGCTCAAGGGATGCAACTGTTGAATAAATATGATTCCTCGTTTACTCCCTGTTTTGTTTACTAATGATGGTTTTGATGGGTGCAGGTAGAGAGGGTCGACAAGAGTTGGTTTGCGTCTTCCTTCCGGTTCAAAAGTTCAACATGATATGTCCCTGGGTGTCTCGGTTGGCCGGCAAGGCATGCCAGTTAGAAGTACAGTGAGTAGGAGCAGTGtctttttttctagtttttctttttctccttcccTTCTCTGTTATTTTTTCCCCATCAAAAGAGAGaaccaaaattaaattataaatagtTTATGGCGGTGCTTTGCCCCTTCAGTTCAattattcattcttttttttttttgcctaaagAGGAAGTAAGTTTTATTATGGATTTGGTATTGGTTGCTGGAGTGATTTCAGGCTTGTGATGATTGAAAGGGATTTTGGATGTCAACATTAACTGAATGGCTATGGAGTTACTGACTACACTGGTGCGATTGATGGTTAAtgttgcttctttctttttttgccttCTTCCACAAACGAATACTGTTTCATCTTTCCATGtctttctgtctctctctctgaatctCACATGGCATTCACACTCACTGCAAAGCATGTAATTACGAAGCTAAAAGAAGACAATTTCACTTTTGCCCAACACTAAATTCCGTCAGGAGTATTATCTTCTAATCTACGTGGTGGCTGCGGTCCTCTATAAGGTGGTAGAAGTACTTGTTAGGAATCCATTTCCGTTGGTGATGAAAAAACATTagggcctcgtttggtttgcagattagacccatggaaaggaataactattcctactgaatagctattcctttgtttggttgtatattatttaagggaatagttattcccacggaatacctattcccttacgaagaggaataggtattccactcaaaaaggagtggaatacctattcctttcctgtgggaataaataaaattcgtcttttgcccaaaaactcCAACCCTTTCAACATCCAAGtctcttatctctctctctctctgtttcttaactcatggtgtatttggatacgaaattttgaaaataaaatataattctgattctacttttttcaaaaataaatcatattttattcaactttttataaacaaatcatattttattcatttttttttcttctaaaaagtcaaatctcaaaattcgcaaacagaataagaatttaattctgatttcaaaaattcattactcaaatgcaccatcagtatctctctccatctctgcaattatattctcatctcTGCACCATCGGGAGGACTCCAATTGCCTGgcggaggtttgagaaaaactttgtaagcaaagaacgaatgtttgttactgaaaaacaaataaaaaataata
This DNA window, taken from Alnus glutinosa chromosome 5, dhAlnGlut1.1, whole genome shotgun sequence, encodes the following:
- the LOC133868398 gene encoding BES1/BZR1 homolog protein 4; the protein is MTTGSRMPTWKERENNKRRERRRRAIAAKIYAGLRMYGNYKLPKHCDNNEVLKALCNEAGWTVEEDGTTYRKGCKPVERMDIMGGSASASPCSSFQPSPCASYNPSPASSSFPSPVSSRYAGNANGNADADSLIPWLKNLSSGSSSASSKFSHHLLVHGGSISAPVTPPLSSPTARTPRTKNDWDDAAAAPSWAGQHYPFLPSSTPPSPGRQVLPDSRWFAGIQIPQSGPTSPTFSLVARNPFGFMEEAFSGGGSRMWTPGQSGTCSPAIAAGVDHTSDVPMSDGIAAEFAFGSNTTGLVKPWEGERIHEECVSDDLELTLGNPRTR